The Nicotiana sylvestris chromosome 6, ASM39365v2, whole genome shotgun sequence genomic sequence ATTGTTCAATAAGAGCTTGTTGCTCTATTGTTTCAGTTCAAAACAATTGATTTCTTGTTTCAGTATTACATGTAGATGTGCTATAAAACTCTATGAATAGTAACTTTTTGAAAGTATAGCTACAAATGATAAATCTAGTATATATGTTTGTTGTGTCGCGTAATTTTTCCTATGAAAATTATAGTACGTAATAAATTGCAGGGGCGGAGGTAGAATTAGAGCTACGGGTTCAGCCGAACCCAGTGGCTTTGGTGCAAATCATGTATTTgtcttaagaaattcattgaatatatataaattattaaaggaatttttacctcctatatcaaaggttaacaccttatttattttaaataaataccatttaaaaaaattatattctatagatactttttaaggtttatagcaaaatatttaattttggttaccttctagccctaagccactaaaaacgctattcagttacactattttctttctctctctactttgatccATCCCATTCTCTTctccatcccattaaaattttcgCTCTCCTCCTCCTTCTAACGACATCTTCTCGACTGAAAAAATCTAACAACTTGAGTGACAACAGTATGTGGAATCCATCCACTAAAATATTCTGAAAATTGCCGATTTGTCACATTAACCCTCTACATAATCATGGACTGAGAGAGGTTGCAGGGTTGAGCCAAATTTGTGGTGGTTTTGGGTATGATACTTCTGCTAATGATTATAAGGTCGTTAAAATAGCCCAACTTTATCACTTCTCTAGTAGTTCCGTAGCTACTGTTACAATGGTTTATAGTTTGAAGTTGGGTTTGTGGAAGAAGAAGGTTCAGGATTGTCCATACTGGTTGGTTAAGGAAGACAACGACACATTTGCAAGTTGAGAGGTTGTTCATTATCGATATCAGAAAGCAGTTTCCACAGATCTTTGAGCAAATTCCGATATGTCTACCGAAGAAGAAGCCGTACAACACTCGCCGACTATCGGAAGAAGCTCTATTTGGCTACAAggcagaaattagggtttgttcttgagcAAAGACGACGAAGTTTGGGGTTGAGCAGCTTgatttctgttaatatatttcaatgtattttcatcgTATCACGCtattttttcatgtatttcattgtattcattgtctttttttccattATAATTCAATCTATCTCGCTGTATTccgtgtatttcattgtattcactatctttttttcattatttttcaatgTATCCCATTgcattctatgtatttcattgtattcattgtctcactatatgtcatgaatgtattcatatatttttttaataaatataatttatgtaatcagatgtattatataatttctctaaagattgctatgtttttggggtatttttcagttgagaatcttttttataatcggaaatacaaattttgtgttataattgagtttgttgagttatattaggagtctattatgttaattgatacaCTTTTCGTTTAAAAACAATGTAATCAcatgtttcacgccgtgaatacagtcgaatacagtaATATGTCTAGctataatcccatgtttcacgcgatgaatacagtcgaatacaacaattgattagctggacttccctgattcacgcctatttttgctactgtattcatgaatacaatagcttaaatacatcaaatacatcttataaccacagaaaaggtatctataatccataatatagcaaatggtatatatagatggctaattactactaaaagatagtgctttatgaaaattttccATTATTAATTTAGATCCCAGTAACTTAAAGAATTTAAAATTCCAAACTCATAAAtttcaaatcctggatccgcctctgataAATCGGGCCTCCAAGTTTGGGTTTGCATAAATCAAGCAATTTGAACAGGCCCGCACTATGTGGGTTTTGTTCgcgcatttgcatctatacccgctttttgtgtcacattttaacttgtgcccgctttgcaaaaaattgcaagcgtacccgctttttcgcataacttcagcacacgggactgaagtagcaaaggcaatcacgcaaaacttcagcattctagtagccgggcctaaagttcagctctagagctgaagtttttattttgtaactggcgaaattcagctctagagctgaagtttttgtgttgtgaCTGGGAAAGTTTTTGTGTTGTGActggaaaacttcagctctagagctgaagttttcgtGTTGtgactgggaaacttcagctctagagctgaagctttgATAAAATTAACTCTTATATGAAGCCGTTGGATTTGCTCCTCTCCATTGATCCAATTGATGAAGCCTTCACCAGCTATTAGCATTCAACCATTTCTTTCAATTGTTGTATTGACAATGCAATTAACTATTTGTAAATCAAGTGCATTATTTCTCTGTTTCGTTGTTTTCACGTCAACGATTAAACAATATTAACCAGAAAATAAGCGCTATGTTTTACACAGAAATTGTATAATGATCGTGATGGCTACCCAATCCTTTTCCACAATATTCTGTACTTTGATTTTGTTTAGATAACTTTACTGAAGTTTTATAGAGTAATATGGTATCTGATCAGAGAGAACTCCTTGTTGACATCTAGCTGTGATGAGATGGAGCTCATTTCTTTCAATTTGCTTGTTTGCATATTTCAGCTATTTatttcagaagaagaagaaaaaaacgaaggaggagaagaaggaggagaaagggggctgaagttatttaagaattgggtacaagttaaaagctttaaaaaaatgggtatatgttaaatgggggcgaccaaatgtaaaaattgcacggggcgccctatttggtcgcccccatttaacctatacccatttttttttaaatatttaacttgtactcactttttaaaaaacttcagctctctttcttcttcccttcAGTACCTCACCAGAAGACAATAAAGTTGTgttttaatatttataaataacGATGGGACAAATGACTCTTCCATTTGGGCAGATAACAATTAATCCACTCAAGTCGTTGGACCTATATAAGTTAACGAATTTGATGAGATTTCTGTTGTGGGAAAAAAAGTGACAATGGAAGAGTTGTACAATTAAACGACTAGGGAATGGCAGCAAGTCTATAAAAATCCATTGTAGTAGCAAAAGACACCATTTTCTAATTGGCACAATCAGTCTAAATATTTCTGAGGAAACTTCAAAAGAATACAATGCACGAGAAGTGGAGATACCAAATAAACCTTAGCAGATAAGAAACGATAAAAGAAAGCAGATTTACATGATGCAGGGGACAGTGAAAAAGAATCCAAATAGGACAGTGAAAAACTTCAGCTCTGAATCCTAGTAGGACAgtgaaaaacttcagctctagagctgaagtttcccagttacagtgaaaaacttcagctctagtatataatattaatatgtggtaaaaaaacttcagctctagagctgaagtttcccatttACAACACAAAATCTTCAACTCTAGTATGTAATAtttaataggtggtaaaaaacttcagctctagtatgtaatattaataggtggtaaaaaaacttcagctttagagctgaagtttcccatttacaacacaaaaacttcagctctagagctgaacttcaagcccggctactagaatgctgaagttttgcgtaattgcctttgctacttcagccccgtatgctgaagttatgcgaaaaagcgggtacgcttgcaatttttttacaAAGCagacacaagttaaaatgtgacacaaaaacGGGTATAGATACAAATGCCCCCGACCAAATAGGGCGGCCCTTGCAATTTTTACCCTTATTAGCAATATAAGTTACGAAGTAAATGGGCCTGCTTAAAAGGCCCAGCATATTGGTGCGAGAGAGACGTTCCCTCCTGCGCGTAAAATCAAAGGAAGATGGAGGTGGAAATCCCCGCCGACGTCCCCTGCTCTTCCACCGCCGTCAATTCCATCATTCGCATGGGCACCGTAAGCCACTGTTTTTGTTTCCCTAATTTGTTATCCAAATGTTCTTAAACACTTATTAGGATCTGTACTGTACGTGGGACTATACTGCAGGCTGGCTTAATCTGGGGTTCCTGTTCTGGTCCATACGAAGCCAACAAATTAGGTACTATACTTAGTTTTTAATGTATAATCCATTCGCTGTTGATGAAAAGATCAAACCTTTTGTGTATTTTTCTTATTCTGCTATAATACGAACAGGTCTTGCTGGCATTCATCGAGCTTCTTTTATTGTAAGTTGCTCATTGCAATCCTTTTCCTGTGCTTTTCTGTTTGATTTTTTTATAATATGATTGTCTTCTGTGCTTTTACTCTATATGCAGGCTAAGTCAGTTGGTCGGTTTGGCTTTCAGTGGGGTAATCACATTGACTTCCCCAAGCTAATTTACATTAACCAAGTATTTTCCCATCATGTCACCTTCTATGTTAATCtatatttaagttatatacactgGCAGTATAAAGTACTGTGCTGGTTATCTTACACGGCAACTACACTAATCGTCTATATTAAGCATGCGTTTTGGTGATctggaaaataaagataaagtAAGGTCGGAGCCCCATTACTTGAGGAAAGGCTTAGATGCGATCTTTTCAATATAGAAGCTTATGGTGTATCATAAGAACATCCATATCTGAAAACACCACAAAATCTGAACCATAACCCGAGAAACTGCGGAGAAATAAGCTAGTTTATATTACTAAGGAGTGGCAATGTTATATGTCAAATTGATAGTTATCTGTACATGTTTGATGACACAACACAGCGTAATAAGAAATTTGATAAAGATAATGAGCAGAATTACAATCACTGCCATGGACTATGCTATGCTAGACTACTTCTACAAAAGTCTGTTTAGAATGAAACTATCACCATTTTGTGTGCTTCGTGTTATAATGTTATGTAAACTTAAACTTGTTTTATTGCAAAGGGGTACCAAGCGCTCATAGTCAGACTTGATTGTGtccaattattatttttcttgTGTTTTCATCAGTCCTTAGTTTCTACTGTTTTATGCTCTTTTTACTATGTTTTCTCTTGGATAATGCCATGGTTATTTTAGAGATGTCATTATTATCTGATAAGCATCCATCTTTCTTTTATAGGACTGTTTGCTGCAATATTTTCTTCCACTCGCTGTGGGCTCCAGAGATATAGAAGACGAAATGATTGGGTCAGTTTGTTAACATATACCCTCTCATaccttgtcaaaaaaaaaaaaaaaaaaaaagatataccCTCTCAGATCACAGCATTAATTTGGACCCTCCTTTATTGACCCACTTATGGCTGTACATGTAAAATATGCTACTATTGTTTAACTAGGAGAATTTACATGGAAATGCTGCTTCCACTAATTTTTCCAAATTTGCTATTATATTAAACCATATCAGGTTGTTTGTTTGGAGCTAAACAGCGGGTAGGCATAGTTAGTAAGCACATCAAGGTCTACTTTTATGAATCTCGTTGCGAAAGTAGGAATGTGTGTTTTCCTCCATTGTCAAGTTATAGTAATCATTCAATATATATGAAATTGGtttaaattttgttttcattcCTTTTTAGTGTGTAATATAGATTTAGACAACAGTTTTTAGTTACCGTTTCATATTGTTAGAGTCCAATATGATATCGTGGTGAACTGATGGTAAGCACTGAAGCATCACGTGTACCATAGGTGATATCTCAGAATTTTAGATAGCTATGTAAGATTGTATGATCTCTGAACCTTTTTCTATATAAGTGACCAATTGGAGGTAATGTTTTTGCAGACAATATAAGAGCAACCAAAACAATCCCCTTTTGCTGGATGAAATTAACATTTAACGTAAACAGAAATCATGAAAACTGCATATTCTTTTGGATGTTCTAATTAAAGAATAATAAACATGCACTGATGCAAAAGAATCTACATTTACTTGGACCACGTGATGCGTATAACTTTCTCACAGTACCTTTTTCGCTTTAGTACTAATTGAATTCGTGTCAATGGTAAGCCATGGGTATTACTATCAACAAAAGTTATAagattgctttttcttttgcaggttAATGTTTTGACTGCTGGTGTAGTAGCAGGGGCTGCTTTTGGTGCAGGCACCCGAAACTGGAAGCAGGTTGCTGGAGCAACAGGTCTTGTGTGTCTCTTGTGTCATGTTGCTGAAGACTCCAGATAAAATTTCTCTGATTTACTTAAAAGGGACTAAAATACTCTGCAGTAGTACCGGAAATTGATGGACCCTTGTCTCCATCCATACCAGTCTGTGCCATACTATATATATCATGTTGATTGAGGAGCATGGCGCAGTGGCATGCTTCACGGAATGGAAAACGAAATTCACCTAATTGAAGTTCATACATGATTTTTTATGTCGATTTCATAGGCCATGGGTTATATTGCATGTGTTTTAGGGAAACAAACCTAACATATGAATTACGAGGCAAGTGTATCTTTGTTACCGTCTTCACTATAGGACAATCATAATCCTCTAGGGGACAGTTGCTTGGAGTTGATCATAGGTTGGTTTATCTACCTGTTTTTGAATTACAGTATATTATTGGGAGTAAATCTAGATATGTAAATCTTCATCTCAATTTCATGAATGATTGTCTAGTTTCTTTAGCTAAGTTGTGCTGACATGAGACGAGCGATTCTTCTCTCGTACTATTTGTTTTCTTGTCTTGTGTTTAATGCATTTTCGATTTAATTTGATCTTTTTGTCTAAGTAGATGATAATGGACGTGAAACAAATGCTTTATTCTCTTTGTATTCGTGTTGCACGCCATCCACCTTTTAGACTAGAGGCTCCGTACCTTGTCTCCTTTCATTCTTACACTTCCTCAAAGATATCTCCCCTATTTTTTATCCAAATTCTATGAAAGTAATTGGCCTGTAGTAAATCTTTTTAGAAAACCCAAGAATAATTGCAGTTTTGGTCCTTGAATTATGCTTTATGTGGTCTTTTGCTCCCAACTTTAGTCCTTAAGCGAATGGCTGTCAGCAAACTTATCGTACTAATAATTTAAGACTACAGAAATTAacctcctccccccccccccaaaccccctCCCTCTTCCCCACAAGaaaagaaggaagaagaagagcAAGTGCCATGGACATGGTTCTGTCCataattgttattgttattaatgTAACCTTTTGGTGTTCTTGTCATTTATAGAGTTATTGATTTTAATATAACCGTTTGGTTTATTGCTATCAAAAAGAGCTGTTGAGTTTTGAACTGAAAGATAAAACAAGAAAATTGGATAAAAGAAGTataaagaaataagaaaagaacaacgaagaaataaaaatacaaagaaaaggatGAAAAAGATAGGTAAAttcagaaataaaaaaaaatttgaaaataacACTAATACCACATCGCTGCATATTTAAAGCTCAAATGCGTCTTAGAGAGAGTCAAATTCCTCTCAATGTCACTTCTACTCCAGGAGAGGGGGtaataaatagaaaaaaagtGAAGATTAGTGGGTAAAGGAAAACCCAATGATTTAGGTATGTAGTTACAAATATTGACAACTTTAGGGGGTTTTATACATTAacccaaaagaaaaagttttgcAAGGGAAACTGCATGGGAGAAGCTGTTATGAAAGGTAGTTTAAAGATTTATTTATTACGCTTAGGCCCCGGTAGTTTTCCTATTTTCTTATTCCTGTTGGAACTATAAGGCGGTACTCCCGTTTGAGCTCCTATTTCAATAAATATTCTTCATATTATTTTAGGAAAACagtaataaaattatcataataAAGTAATCTGTAAGCATGATATGTTATTGTGAAAAAACCGGAATAAACAGTCTTCCCTTTTATTTAACAAattcacttccaatacaatcttttTCTAATTTACAACAAGTAACGCTTTACTAGTTACAAAAACTCTATAATATAGAGATTTAAGGGTTGTTATGATTCAATTGAAATTGGAGTTTTTGTGAAGCTTTTGGTTAGTTCAActttaactttttctttttttctttttcatttgcttttaataaaaaatTAATGTTTAACAATCTTTACCTAAACTTGTTTGAAGCTTGCCATTGGGTGTGGCACGGGCAAAATGCTATGAAGCACACATGTTGGTCTTAGTTCTATGAGATTTATGTACCTCGTGGCCGAATTATGCACCCTAAGAACACTTAACGTTCGGAGCTCGTCTAGTGTCCAAATTGTGCACCCTAAGAACATTCAACTATCGAGACTCGTCTAACAATTTCTTATGAAAATAACTTTTCATTACTCTATACTTTATAAAAGTTGGGAAACAATGATAGAAATATGTAAAATATTAGCAGAAGATTGGGCACAATTCAGCCTTCCAGACTTGTAAAGCTATGTTAAGACTTGCTTACTGTCAAATAAACTACTCTTCGAAATAGTATGGGGAGGGAAAGTGTGATAAGAAAAGAGGATTCAACTTTTTAACGAAATGCAAACACGACATTGTGTCAGTCGAGATAATCAAGCTTATGGAATATCAAACTTTATATTATCAAACTCAATCTTATAGTGAGATGGAATTCTAAATATGGAGTATTAAGTATCACGCAAGTAATATAATCATTCAGCTGATTTAATAAAATATTGAAGTACAATACATGTTTAATGTACTTATTAAATGAGGATTTCATAGCAGTAAAAGTAGAAGAAAAACGGACGGTATTTTTAAGTAAATGTTTAAAACATAAAGGGGTAAAAGAATCATAACAGAAAATATTAAGGGGCAGAGACTGTAATTTCCAAAAAATGGAGGCGAACGGAGCGTGAACTGTTTTCATAACCGTATAACTACCCCAGTTCTTCTTCCATTGGACTTCATTCAGTATTGAGAAGCTTCCATTCCATACATTTCAACTTCAACTTCGTTTTTCTCCATCGCCGAAAATGAGCAGTTCAGAGAACGTGTTTGCAGAGGTGATTGAAGTTGCAAAGTTCATTGATGAATTTCGCGGTCACTACTTTGCCCTGCCAAGCTACCAGGAAAAAATCGACTTATTGAAGGACCAAATCGAACACGCTCTCGAAAAACTCGACGCAATTCCTATAGGTAGCCAAATTTTTAGAAGAATGCATTGAATTCCGAGTTTCTAAATTCAGATGCATGCAATGAAATCTGTTTTAACACGATATGATTAGAATTGTGGTCTGAatcatatatgtatgtatgttgaATTCTTAGAAAAGAGAGAATCGCAAGATGAGGCAGCAATGTACTTGTATTTGAGAGGAAAACTACTGGATGTATCTCCTGCTTATAATCAGGAAGCAGAACGTCTTCTGACGGATGCTGTGAGTTAAAGTTATTTCTATGCATGCTACTATTTTTGTTTTTCCGATTTCGTTTGTTTCTTATTGATCGGTGGATTTCTGTTATAGGTTAAGTTGAATTCCTCTGTGGTGGATGCGTGGATATGCCTAGGAACTTGTGTTTGGAAGAGAGGAGATCTGGATAAAGCTAAAAGTTGCTTCAACTCTGGCCTTGAGCAGGTGCCGTCATTTTATGCATGCTGCTTAATTCTTGAGTTTTAAGTTTCTTTACTTTCCAAAATTTCTGAATAATGgatttaattgtatttattgTCTTCAGGATCCGAATAATAAGCAACTATTACTTCAATTATCAGTGCTTGAAAGAAGACAGTGCATAGGCGAAACAGGTAAATATGTCAAATCTGTCGCTACAAGCAATAAGAACTCGTGGCATTTTGATTTTGATACCAGCAAGAATCTGTAGTAAGTGTATTCACATTTTAAACCTTGATTTCGGGATTAATCTGTAATAATTGTACTGACATTTTTTCGAAGTTCCCAATGCTATTTCTGATTACCTATTGTAATATTCTACTTTTCAGAGGTTGAGAATCCAGTAGAAATCATTAACGACTGTATCAAACATGTCAAGGAAGCAATCACTCTGGATATCCAGGATGGAATATCATGGTGTAAGACTGCTTTTTTATACTGAGACCCCCTCTACTTTCCATATACTATGCTATAATTTAGAACTTTGTACAAGACTGAAAAATTGAAGGAACAGAAACTACCTATGTTCTTGAATATGAACATAAAAAGCATCATAAAATTTGTACTTGTCTTGCAAATTGcatgttatatttcacttatAAGCAAAGTAATTTTGGTGTCCTGCTATGTGAAATCA encodes the following:
- the LOC104228354 gene encoding outer envelope pore protein 16-4, chloroplastic isoform X1; this encodes MEVEIPADVPCSSTAVNSIIRMGTAGLIWGSCSGPYEANKLGLAGIHRASFIAKSVGRFGFQWGLFAAIFSSTRCGLQRYRRRNDWVNVLTAGVVAGAAFGAGTRNWKQVAGATGLVCLLCHVAEDSR
- the LOC104228354 gene encoding outer envelope pore protein 16-4, chloroplastic isoform X2; translation: MEVEIPADVPCSSTAVNSIIRMGTAGLIWGSCSGPYEANKLGLAGIHRASFIAKSVGRFGFQWGNHIDFPKLIYINQDCLLQYFLPLAVGSRDIEDEMIGLMF